The Hypanus sabinus isolate sHypSab1 chromosome 7, sHypSab1.hap1, whole genome shotgun sequence region TGCCATCTGTGGTTATGTTCAATCCACACAGATGTGTATTTGATACAGATGATATGCAAAATAAAACAGCCATAGTTTTATGAAATTTATTGATTTGGTATATCGAAAGAATTTCACAAAGCCCTTATTTTTCTTCCCTATCATTGTTGTATTGTGTGTTTCAGTACCTTTTGTCCCTGATTCTTTGTCAATCTATTGCAAGTATCtattaataaatttaaaaatcatCAGTTTTAAATGTGACAATATTACTAGCTTTCTTTATAATACATTTAAAAGTATAAATGGTTACTAGATATGTACTCTGTATATTATGAATTTGATTTTCTTTAGTGTTGTAACAATTGAACTCCAGTCTGATATGTCCAATTAATATCCTATTTCCACTTGCTCATCACAGAGTAGAATTATTTGGGACCAGCTGTGTACTTGAAGCTGTAGCCCCAATAGAGGACTTTCATGGATTTGGTGTGGGGTGATTTCTGATGAGCACTGAAGACAATTATAGGAATAATACTACTTCCAGGTTCCCTTCCAAAATACACATTCTAGCTTGGGAATATTTCAGTAGACTTTGCCCTAGAACCCTCCTACTACAGCATCGTAAGAGTTCCTTCCTTCACCAGAGAGCTGCAGTGTTTTATCAATTAGGAGTAGGCAATAAATACTAGCCCTGCCAGTGATACCCAGATGAATGAACTTTTAAAAGTTGTTGGCTAATCTATAGAGTACCAAAACAATGCTTAACAATTGCATTCTTCAACTACTTCCTCAATTGCCTCACTCCATTACATCAGAAGCAGACAGAAGGCAGTTTTGGTGGTACAACGCGATGATAATGTAACAAAACCATGATGATAATTAGTTTAGACAATAATTAGCAAGTAACATTACTCCCACAAGCTTGCCAGGAAATGATAACTTCCAGCAGGTGAGATactaattgatgcaccatcaataactcttggagatgtgaggcgaaacataggcttttattggctggaagaaagtacaagcagcaattgaccaccacactacatcctggagactgaggctggggctcaggctccaatcacctttatactggggtcagtgggaggagccacaggagcagtcagtggggggggggggggcgtgtccagacaggtatatgtagttcaccagttCACCACACTCATCAAAGTTGTCAGGACAATCCCCACTGTCCCTTACTCATGTGACATTAACTCTAACCCAAGGGTCCCAGTTGGTCAGAAACTAGCCACATTGCTTAGATGCTGTTTATGATTGAAAATATTCTTGCCACAAAATGAAACACCATAACAATCACTCTTATTGTACCGAATGTTTAAAACTCACTTCCTGAGATGAGTTAAGAGTGCAAGTGATATAATTCCCACAAAGGCACAATATCTTGATTGGAATGAGTTGGGGGAACCTAGTTTACTGAGAAGTAAGGACATGCAGTAAGATGATGGCACTAAGCATAATTACAAATATGCCACCTTGGTCAAACTGCAACACAGCAGCACATGTGATGAACAACAAATACAACATGCAATGGACACAAGCTTCATAAAGGGCTCTAAAATCTTATAAGTTTAACCTGCATGCACATAGAACACTAGGAACATtagcagatttttaaaaaaaattgtatttaTATTCACAAGATGATTTGAGTTTCGCAAGTTGTAGAATCCTTTAGAAAATGACAAATGGATGACAGCAACTTTAAATGCAGTTCACTATCTTTTCTGAAGCTGTTGAGGGATTGTATATCATAAAATGAAACTGATCTAATGTTGAAGATTTGCTGCATGCAACAcctaaaagaaagaagaaaaatttCAGAAAAACTCATTTGCAGATAATTTACTGCATCTGAATCAGGCTTGAatcactctttaaaaaaaaatgtcaaatGACCTTGAACTATATATATTTCTAAATTAGTAGAATGAACTGTTCTCAGTTTTGTGTCACACTATAAGTAAAATCATGAAACAAAATATCCAGTAGCTCAATCAGTGTCAAGAGGAAGGAGAGAAGCAGAGTTACTGTTTCAGATCAACGATTTTACTTCAGTGTCAATAACTCTAAAGTTTTCATCTAGGAGTGTACACGTACACTTCTCACAATGTTTTTAATATTCCTTTTCATTACCTTTGAAATTTCACAAGACAATACTAAGCTTTCACCAATAACATTGGTACCAAATTCAAAGAAGCATTCACCTTGTAAATGGCAATTGATGAACCAATTGGCTCACATTTCAATAGCACATATTGTTGCTTACATTCTTAGTTCAGCCTTTATCTGTGGTATGCAACTACTGTTGGGTTAGTTTTTAAATTACTCAAGATCTGAACACTCATTTGTTCAAATAATTAGCTGCAAAGGAGATACAAAAATCCTGCTTAAACTTATGCAGCAGAGTCCCTGGTTGCCTAAATTTAAGTATGTTCTTGTTGTCCTATCTCCACGTGTTGCCAACCAATTTTCAATGTAAACACTGGTGAAAACTTTAATTATTGTATCATATTTCACCATGTAATAATAGATTCATGTATTTATGATTAGCCAGTAGACAAATTACTGAACACATTATTCAGAAATAAGTTGTCACCATGCTTTAATAAAACATCAAGGTGCTTCACATTAGAATTCCTAAATAAACTTTGACACTGAATCACATACAAGAAAATGGGCCAGTGGTTACTGGAATGTATTGGCAGTTCAGAGTCAAACCAGGTTTCCCACATGAACACTGGTCCAGAACATGGTGGCCATTATACAGTAGGActaaagaccttattgtatcagATTGGACTCTACACAAGAATAACATTCTTTGATTTCAATGGAGATGCAAGGGAGGTAGGCAAGCATCAACACAAAAAATGTAAACTTGCTATTATAAGCCATATCTGGGTACAAATGAGttctatttttatagatgtatgtgtgtgtgcccttAACTCTTGATGGAGTCATCAGGGTGTTGTCATGACAaactttttgcaccgatctttttggtgattgctcatcacaCAGCGTGTCTTGGACATCTGAAACCTgacggagcccatccctctccaggtatTTTTATAGATTTCCATTCTTTTATTTTGTCAAGTAAGTACACACAAAAAAATTGCTCAATCTAACAATTATACCTCCACAATATTGTAATGAATGGCACCAAAGGCATACAAGACTGATATAAAAGAAAAGTCAGTGTCGAGATGGAAGGAAGAGAGttcctgccattcataggaatGGACATGTATTGAACAGAACGAATTTGAATGCCAGAACAGTTTACTCATGGTTATCTAATTTCTATATGGCTTTAGCATTTCTTCATAATACAACAATTTCAGATTAACACTATTTCAAAGACTTACCATAATTCCCTTCTGTATTAGCACAAATTAATGCCCCAAAAAAATTTGGGTAGTGCTTTTGGATTCTTCTAATAACTCTCTGACAAGCCGTGAGTGGGTCCATCCCCATTCTCATGTATTCAACTGCCTGGTAGCTTATTTGTAGGACAAAGAAAAACAATCAAATTAAGATTGAGTGAAAGTAGGAAGAAACCATGAAAGTATTTTCAAAcgctgattttttttcccagaaCAAGCTTACCAATTTTATTTTCTGCAAAATCAGCATTTTGTATAACTAAAGGCATATTAGTTAATTAACCATAAAAAAGAATTACTCCAAAAGTTTGATCTTTGGTGGTGGTGTACTGCAGGAAGATCTACTGGAGATTTGGACCTTGCAGAATCCAATACCTGCTGACATTAACAGTGAGGTTTTATAATATTTAATCAAATAACTCATTCTCTATTAATGCCATTGCCTGTCAAAGGGTGAGATCCAATTTGTAAATACTGTATACTCAAAAAACTTAAATTCTGTTCCCTCTgcctttcattccagaacaaacaTTTTTACTACTTTCTTGTTCTAAGCCTAGACTTTCAATCCCAACTTTTTCAATGTTGAAGTCAACATTTTGCTGTTCTTTCTTCCCCCCAAggaatttcaaaataaaattgtTTGACTTCCTCACTGACTGCTGCAGTTCTACCTTCTTCCCTACAACTTCAACGAGCATCTCAAACCCAAAATCTATTTATAAACAATTAGGTATCTTGGCTCCTTTAAGAGTTTCTGCTTTTTAACTACCATTTATTAACTAATCTGCTTTCTTGTGTATGGTTAGATGTCAAATAAGGAAAGGTTCAGATCCAGCTGTGATACTCTCATCATCTAGACTCAAAGGGAGGTGATCAGTGCCAATGGAAGTAAAAGGCATGAGTTTTTTTACATTGACGCACGGGCAAGAGGACCTGCATTTTGGCATACTTGAAGAAATCTATTGAGACTTTAGGGTACTGCAAATAAATTTTATGCTATAATTAAGATTTAGAACTTAAACATGCATTTGATTCAATATATTTATGTAATCCATCAAGGAATCAAAGTGGTTTCTCTGTAAATCTGTCCTTTGTGCTAGGGAAAACAGAGTTTACAGATAAGACCCATCCCCGCCCCCCAATCCCAGGCTGGCACTGCCCACAAACACCAAGCCAGATTCCCCTCTTAGGTCAGCTGGATAGAAAAATACAAGTAAAAGTAAACAGAGCTCCTTGGCATCATTATCATTTGCATATGATATCGGTGTTCCAAGAAGTTACAGCACATGAAGTCAACGATATTGCTACATAAATGAAAACTAGCAAAAATGATCATTTTATCTCTTTGCAGTTTAATAAAGTGTAATTGCCACCCCACCCGTCCAAAACTTTCACTGATCCATTGCAAACATTCGAAGTGATTAAGATGGTATGATTTATCTCTTATGCCTGTATTAATATTTTCAGCTCTTGCCTTCTTGTAATTCATGATAAGTATAATAAAAAGCATTAAAATCTGTTATTCACGCTGTCCTTTGATTAAATAGCAGTCTTTTCTTCCCATGCCGATCATTGTGCAGAAAGATGGACACATAATTTTAGATAAAGACTGCCTCTGAGGTAGCTACaggtcatttttttaaaatcaaaattaaGTATTTCAGCTTAACTAATAGTTCACAATCAATAAACCATATTTTACCAAATGCAAGTATAGACAAAAGTGATACTTACCTTGGAAGGAATCGCATCATAATATCACCATTTCCAGTAGCCGCTGCAGCTCCTGCTGTGCTATCGGCATAAGCACCTGCTCCAGCTATCGGTGAATCCCCTACACGGCTGGGGAAGTACAAATAGAACATCCAATAATTGCCATTTTGCACAAATTATTGTTTCTAGATATTAGATAGCATTGTTGTAAGTGGTAGAGATAGTATCCAGGTTCGACTACACAAGCAATATTAAattaggaccagaattaggctatttggcctattgagtctattTCAATATTCCATCAAGGCTGGTTTATTACCTCTCTTAACCCTATTCTGCTTTCCCCttgtaaactttgacacccttcctaatcaagagcctgtcagcctccattttaaatatacccaatgacttgggctccacagatTCAAAaccctctaactaaagaaattcctcctcatcaggGCTGATTTAGGAATGAATATGCACCAAGATCAAGAGCACCACCAgccaggttatgctctcttctcattactgccattagGTAGAACGTaccagtgcctcaggactcacaccaccaggttcaagaacagttactacccctcagccatcaggctcttgaacaaaagggggtaaCATCACTCAATTTCACActacatcattgaaatgttcccacaaccaatagactgATTTTCAAGTCTcaccatctcatgttctcattatttatatttacatttgcatagGTTGTtggcttctgcactctggttaacCACCCTAGttggatggtctttcattgatcctgttatagttactactctatagatttgttgagaatgcccacaagaagataAATCCCAGGGTTGTACATGTTGACATATGAACTttgttaataaaatttactttgagcagTTAAATTATGACTATAAATTACAGACTAACAATTTAATAATACATTTTAGATATACAATCCTTAATATAAAAAGTTGGTCTTGAACTTGGGATGTTCATGACAACTGCTAAGTGCTTGGGTAAATTTAACACTGCCTCAAAGCAACCTTTATCAATTAATTTAAAAGGCAATGGATCTCATCTAATTGTCCTGTAAATTTGCCATAAAGTTCCTATTTGGTGCAGGATCATACCAATTCAGTTTTCTCTCAAAACAGCATTATAGATAGGGTTTGAATCCATTTACTCATTAATCAAAGGGATCTTCATGTATGCACTGGGTACATTTGAGGGTATCAAAGCACTCGAGTGTCATCTTGTTCTATAAGTATGTTGAATGAGGCTGCTGCAGCCGGCACCAAGAGCAGGCAGCAGGCAGGGAGAGTGCAGAAGTTTGAAATTGCTCTGCTCCACTGAGGTTCATCAGGAGTTCAGTATTCCAGTAGTGATAGACTCTCAGCACAGAGACCAAACACACCAGCAAAAAGGGTGCTTGCAAAGCAGTGTCAAAACTGcaaatgggaaaaaaaaccttACGTACCAGTAATGCAATTCCAGCTTGGCACTGCAAGCTCTGGTTCTGTATTAATATAGACAAGCATAGCCAAAGATAGTGCAAGGAAGATTAAAAATAGTATTTGGACCAGCAGCTCCagctatcataagaccataacatgCAGTAAGAGAAGTTGTTTACTTGTCACAAGTCATAAATACGTACCCTGGGATTTTATGGATGAGACCATTAGTCGATGTCCCTGCAGCAATAGTTCCATTTCTCTGAATCACAATCACACCTAAATTCAAAATATAGATTAAAGTGAAATCATGGATAAATTCCCCTTTTTTTAAAGATCTATACTATAAATTAAAAATACCAATCATTTTTATATCCACAAAAATAAGAAAAGGAATAACTAAAATTGAAGTAAAAGGAGATCAGTTGAGAAACTTTCCATTAGGTCGAATAATATCTTACACAAATAAAGATGGTTGCATTAACTGGAGGCCAAATCATCTTAGACCCAGGACACTCGTGCGAGAGTTCTTCAAGGCAGTATCCTATTCCATTGGCTCTGCTTACTTTTCCACCCATCCATTATAATTCCGGAAGTGAGGAAATTCACTGATGATCTCAGGTAAAATTGCATGAATCAGGAAGTAGATTACGTCCAGGTGTAGCAAGGAAATGGGTATCATTCAGTCTTATTCTGATACATGGGAAGTAAAAATACCTGGTAAACAAAGGTCACACAATACTGGCATCCTTTAGCTGTCCTTGATCGTGCATGTCAGCACCCTATCATCTGCATCATGAttaggagagtggtggtggggttTGATTACAAGAGAAAGTTGGAGGCCAAATATTCTGCAGAGTAACTCTGCAGAGCCTGAAGGGCTTGCTACCAACTCGAAAGGTAGAAGTTAGGAGTGCCATGGAATGTTTCCCGCttaacacaaaatactagagaattcaacaggtcaggcagcatctttctgTTACTCTGgttgtccagcatctgcagaatctcgagcTTATTAATGCTTTCAACAAAGCTCAAAATCACCAACAGCTTTCATTTGAAGCGACCTGTTTGATTGGCACTCCATCCACTGGACTATAAATTATCGCTCACTACCAGTGACTAAATAACACAATTCTATTGCGTACCATGTGCAAAACATTGCATTGGCTCACAGCTTTGACATTCAGCAGGAACTATACGAGGACCACGTTCTCCTGGCTTGGAACTGTATCACTGTTTCAGCATCACGCCTGTGTCAAGATCCTGTTACTCCTTCATTGTGGAAATGGACAAATAACTAAATCACACAGACTGCAATGGGGGCTTACCACCATCTTCCCAAAGGAAATCAGACATAAAAAGCTAGTCATGCCAGTGATAGCTAGATACCAATCAATATAGAATAATAAGAATAAATTACCAATGGTGTCATGGCTCTGAAATTTTACATGCGGTGCTAACTTTACAGGCCGTTCTGGTCCCATATCCTTCACTGGTTTGTAGGGGCCACACGAAGTTTCAGACTGTGGTGAGACATTCTGTGAAAGTCAATCATTTTCATACAGCAGATTAGCCGTCAACAGTAGGGATGGACACAATTTAACTTCAAAGCTGGCTTCCCACTTTAAGTTTGTCTAAAATATCAAGCAGCAGTTATCTTTCAAGGAAAGGGCACTTACCTTCCTGAAGTTGGGCTGGCAGTTTTGATTCAACCAGGTTGAGAACAGGGACAAAGACCGATTTGTTTTCAGATCCTCGCTGGGGAAACCCATATTTTGAGCAAAAATTGATGCTGTCAGAAAAATATTATACTTATATTAGACCTGATTTGGTTTATATGgagtgaggaaaaaaaaagagGGTTGACCTGATGATGAGGGAAACAAATAGGATAGATAGTGAGATCTTATTTTCCCATTAGCATAGATGTTTATAGCGGAGGATCTAGCTTTAAAGATCTTGAGATTTAGAGAGTCTGAGAAAGCACTTTTTCACCTAAAGGGTGACTGAACCCTGGAATACACAGTTGAGGGAATGTGGAGCAGAGGTACTCTCATATTTAAGAAGTATTTAGATGAGCATTTGAACTTTCATGGTAAAGACAACTGTGGGACAAGTACTATAAATTAATAGCATAGCCAGGGAGCcacagtagcatggtggttaatgtgacactattacagctcaaaatgttggagttcagagttcagttcaggtATTCACTGTAAGAAGTTTA contains the following coding sequences:
- the LOC132396615 gene encoding N(4)-(beta-N-acetylglucosaminyl)-L-asparaginase-like, with translation MTKPMKQLCTRRFCWRGDSELTAMGCLGRAPLVLLLSIWCWVAAAQRPLVLITWPYHDAAEQAWKTLMSGGSALDAVEKGCSQCEIDQCRGTVGYGGSPDEIGETTLDALIMNGDTIEVGGVGNLRRIKSAISVARAVMEHTTHSLLVGESASIFAQNMGFPSEDLKTNRSLSLFSTWLNQNCQPNFRKNVSPQSETSCGPYKPVKDMGPERPVKLAPHVKFQSHDTIGVIVIQRNGTIAAGTSTNGLIHKIPGRVGDSPIAGAGAYADSTAGAAAATGNGDIMMRFLPSYQAVEYMRMGMDPLTACQRVIRRIQKHYPNFFGALICANTEGNYGVACSKSSTLDQFHFMIYNPSTASEKIVNCI